In Alkaliphilus flagellatus, one DNA window encodes the following:
- a CDS encoding cation diffusion facilitator family transporter: MEDKIRYEKSKKVSIIGIIVNIGLTIIKAVIGLLAGSTALVADAFHSASDLFSTVVVMQGLKIAYQPPDESHPYGHHRAESITSKILAIILMVTAIGIGYESYKVLISPSISPPQSFAIYTAFLSIIVKEAMYRHTYKVGKELNSPALIADAWHHRSDAFSSIAAVIGIAGALLGYTIMDPLVGIIVAVLILKTGISIYIDAIRVLMDTAPPKKVFDIIDKAARKAEEVKDIQDIKIRQYGPKYFVDIKICVDPNITVEAGHAIAGKAKHFIINSELDVLDVLVHVNPFR; encoded by the coding sequence ATGGAAGATAAAATTCGTTATGAAAAATCTAAGAAAGTATCAATTATAGGTATTATAGTTAATATTGGATTGACCATAATAAAGGCAGTTATCGGATTACTTGCAGGTAGTACTGCATTAGTGGCAGATGCATTTCACTCGGCCTCTGATTTATTTAGTACAGTTGTAGTTATGCAAGGCTTAAAAATTGCATACCAGCCTCCAGATGAATCTCATCCCTATGGACATCATAGGGCCGAGTCCATAACATCTAAAATTTTAGCTATTATATTAATGGTTACTGCTATAGGTATTGGATATGAATCATATAAAGTATTAATAAGTCCATCCATAAGTCCGCCTCAATCCTTTGCCATTTATACCGCCTTCTTATCCATTATTGTAAAAGAGGCTATGTATAGACATACATATAAAGTAGGCAAAGAACTTAATAGTCCAGCCTTAATTGCAGATGCATGGCATCATCGTAGTGATGCATTTTCATCTATTGCGGCGGTAATTGGTATTGCTGGGGCATTGTTAGGGTATACAATTATGGACCCTCTTGTTGGTATTATAGTTGCTGTTTTAATTTTAAAAACTGGAATATCTATTTATATTGATGCAATTAGAGTTCTAATGGATACAGCTCCACCAAAGAAAGTATTTGATATAATTGATAAAGCAGCTAGAAAAGCTGAAGAGGTTAAAGATATACAGGACATAAAAATACGACAGTATGGTCCTAAATATTTTGTAGATATAAAAATTTGCGTCGATCCTAATATAACGGTTGAAGCTGGACATGCCATTGCAGGAAAAGCAAAACATTTTATTATTAATTCAGAACTGGATGTTTTAGATGTTTTGGTACATGTGAACCCTTTTCGCTAA
- a CDS encoding GTP pyrophosphokinase: protein MEITKTIDVQQLNAFKIELTRFMMSYKFALDELNTKIDILKQEFEYIHDYNPIEHVKSRLKSPESILKKIYRKGYELSLPSIRSHIKDIAGIRITCSFISDIYKLSEMLQNQKDIKLINCKDYIKNPKPNGYQSLHLILEIPIFMSDREERVCVEVQIRTIAMDFWASLEHKIYYKYNKNVPEKLIDELKEAANSVSQLDKKMENIHTEMNQLKESIDSHGDLQELLISNERFHIPYEFLTLRFN, encoded by the coding sequence ATGGAAATTACAAAAACTATAGATGTACAACAACTAAACGCATTTAAAATAGAATTAACTAGGTTTATGATGTCATATAAATTTGCACTAGATGAGTTGAATACTAAAATTGATATTTTAAAACAGGAATTTGAATATATTCATGATTATAACCCTATTGAACATGTTAAATCTCGATTAAAATCCCCTGAAAGTATTTTGAAAAAAATTTATAGGAAAGGCTATGAACTTTCTTTACCTTCGATAAGATCACATATTAAAGATATTGCTGGCATTCGCATCACTTGTTCATTTATTTCCGATATATATAAATTAAGTGAAATGCTTCAAAATCAAAAAGATATAAAACTGATTAACTGCAAGGATTATATAAAAAATCCTAAACCTAATGGATACCAAAGTTTACATTTAATCCTAGAGATCCCTATTTTTATGTCTGACAGAGAGGAACGCGTTTGCGTTGAAGTTCAAATCCGTACTATCGCTATGGACTTTTGGGCAAGTTTAGAACACAAAATTTATTATAAATATAATAAAAATGTTCCTGAAAAATTGATTGATGAACTTAAGGAGGCAGCAAATTCAGTATCCCAATTAGATAAGAAAATGGAGAATATTCATACAGAAATGAATCAGCTTAAGGAATCAATTGATTCTCATGGTGATTTACAAGAATTGTTAATTAGCAACGAAAGATTTCATATTCCATATGAATTTCTAACACTACGCTTTAATTGA